From a single Collimonas pratensis genomic region:
- a CDS encoding sn-glycerol-3-phosphate import ATP-binding protein UgpC translates to MAQVHLKNVKKTYGKAPKAVDVIHGISIDIADGEFIVMVGPSGCGKSTLLRMVAGLEEVSAGDIVIGERVVNQLEPKDRDIAMVFQNYALYPHMSVYENMAYGLKIRGLSKDDIETRVQKAAKILELGALLQRTPRQLSGGQRQRVAMGRAIVREPAVFLFDEPLSNLDAKLRVQMRLEIQKLHRTLGTTSLYVTHDQVEAMTLGQRMIVMNGGRAEQIGTPAEVYARPATTFVASFIGSPPMNLLCGRVAADGNSFAIDNAAAVSLPFSCHPIAGRDCIMGLRPEQLIFGQPGLNLRAELVEALGADLLVHVSIGDQLLVMRVPAATAVEAGQQITAGFDAAALHWFDPETTQRIELA, encoded by the coding sequence ATGGCACAAGTACATCTGAAGAACGTCAAGAAAACCTACGGCAAGGCGCCCAAGGCCGTCGATGTCATCCACGGCATTTCGATCGATATCGCCGACGGCGAATTCATCGTCATGGTCGGCCCCTCCGGTTGCGGCAAGTCGACCTTGCTGCGCATGGTGGCCGGCCTGGAAGAGGTCAGCGCGGGCGATATCGTGATCGGCGAGCGCGTGGTCAACCAGCTGGAGCCGAAAGACCGCGACATCGCCATGGTGTTCCAGAACTACGCGCTGTATCCGCACATGAGCGTCTACGAGAACATGGCTTACGGCTTGAAGATACGCGGCCTGAGCAAGGACGACATCGAAACGCGCGTGCAAAAGGCGGCCAAGATCCTGGAACTGGGTGCGCTGCTGCAGCGTACCCCGCGCCAGCTGTCGGGCGGCCAGCGCCAGCGAGTGGCGATGGGACGCGCCATCGTGCGCGAGCCCGCGGTGTTCCTGTTCGACGAACCACTGTCCAACCTGGATGCCAAGCTGCGCGTGCAGATGCGTCTGGAAATCCAGAAGCTGCATCGCACCCTTGGCACCACCAGCCTGTATGTGACGCACGACCAGGTCGAAGCCATGACCCTGGGCCAGCGCATGATCGTCATGAACGGCGGTCGCGCCGAACAGATCGGCACACCTGCGGAAGTCTATGCACGTCCTGCCACCACCTTTGTCGCCAGCTTTATCGGCTCGCCGCCGATGAATCTCCTGTGCGGCCGTGTGGCGGCCGACGGCAACAGCTTCGCCATCGACAATGCCGCGGCCGTCAGCCTGCCCTTCAGCTGCCATCCGATCGCCGGCCGCGATTGCATCATGGGCCTGCGGCCGGAACAGCTGATCTTTGGCCAGCCCGGCTTGAACCTGCGGGCGGAGCTGGTGGAAGCGCTGGGCGCCGACTTGCTGGTGCACGTCTCGATCGGCGATCAATTGCTGGTGATGCGGGTGCCGGCGGCGACGGCGGTCGAAGCCGGGCAGCAGATCACGGCCGGTTTCGACGCCGCGGCCTTGCATTGGTTTGATCCGGAAACTACGCAACGCATCGAACTTGCCTGA
- the ugpE gene encoding sn-glycerol-3-phosphate ABC transporter permease UgpE, whose protein sequence is MIERRPILDMVSHLVLILGVIIIAFPLYVAFVASTQSAEQAAAAPLSLLPGTHFIENYSALLTKGSSGNVSAPPVGRMLMVSLISALAIAIGKISISMLSAFAMTYFRFPGRSLFFWMIFMTLMLPVEVRITPTYQVVSDFHMLNTYAGLTIPLIASATATFLFRQFFLTIPDELAEAARIDGAGPLRFFKDVIWPLSRTNIIALFVIMFIYGWNQYLWPLMIATNQDMYPIGIGIKTLIVGGDSAVEWNMVMATLVLAMLPPGLVVVVMQKWFVKGLVDSEK, encoded by the coding sequence ATGATTGAGCGCCGCCCCATCCTCGACATGGTCAGCCACCTGGTGCTGATCCTGGGTGTGATCATCATCGCCTTCCCGCTCTACGTGGCGTTTGTCGCCAGCACGCAAAGCGCCGAGCAGGCCGCCGCCGCGCCGCTGTCGCTGCTGCCCGGCACGCATTTCATCGAAAACTACAGCGCGCTGCTGACCAAGGGCAGCTCAGGCAACGTCTCGGCGCCGCCGGTGGGCCGCATGCTGATGGTGAGCCTGATTTCGGCGCTGGCGATCGCCATCGGCAAGATCTCGATCTCGATGCTGTCGGCGTTTGCCATGACCTACTTCCGCTTCCCGGGACGTTCGCTGTTCTTCTGGATGATCTTCATGACCCTGATGCTGCCGGTGGAGGTGCGCATCACGCCGACCTACCAGGTGGTGTCGGATTTCCACATGCTCAACACCTACGCCGGCCTGACCATCCCCCTGATCGCCTCGGCCACCGCGACCTTCCTGTTCCGCCAGTTCTTCCTGACGATTCCGGATGAGCTGGCGGAAGCGGCGCGCATCGACGGCGCCGGACCCTTGCGCTTTTTCAAAGACGTGATCTGGCCGCTGTCGCGCACCAATATCATCGCGCTGTTCGTGATCATGTTCATCTATGGCTGGAACCAGTACCTGTGGCCGCTGATGATCGCCACCAACCAGGACATGTATCCGATCGGTATCGGCATCAAGACCCTGATTGTCGGCGGCGATTCTGCAGTGGAGTGGAATATGGTGATGGCCACCCTGGTGCTGGCGATGCTGCCGCCTGGCTTGGTGGTCGTGGTGATGCAAAAATGGTTTGTTAAAGGTCTGGTTGATTCCGAGAAGTGA
- the ugpA gene encoding sn-glycerol-3-phosphate ABC transporter permease UgpA — MEKRARFKSAWLPYALVAPQIIVTLLFFVWPAVQAMYQSMLLQDAFGGYSEFVWFDNFRTLFADSNYLGSFKTTAVFSVLVAVLGLSLSLILAAFADRVAKGAAVYKTFLIWPYAVSPVVVGVLWMFMLSPTLGIVSHWLHYIGIDWNHVLNGRHAMILIVIAAVWKQVSYNFLFFLAGLQSIPKSLLEAAAIDGAGPVKRFATIVFPLLSPTTFFLLVVNIVYAFFDTFAIIEATTQGGPGKDTEILVYKVFNDGFKGGDLGGAAAQSVILMTIVIVLTVVQFKYVEKKVQYA, encoded by the coding sequence GTGGAAAAACGCGCTCGCTTCAAATCTGCTTGGCTGCCCTATGCGCTGGTAGCGCCGCAGATCATTGTCACCCTTTTGTTTTTCGTCTGGCCGGCGGTGCAAGCCATGTACCAGTCGATGCTGCTGCAGGACGCCTTCGGCGGCTACTCGGAATTCGTCTGGTTCGACAACTTCCGCACCCTGTTCGCCGACAGCAATTACCTCGGCTCGTTCAAGACCACGGCCGTGTTCTCGGTGCTGGTCGCGGTGCTCGGCCTGTCGCTGTCGCTGATCCTGGCCGCCTTTGCCGATCGCGTGGCGAAAGGCGCCGCCGTCTATAAAACCTTCCTGATCTGGCCGTATGCGGTGTCGCCGGTGGTAGTCGGCGTGCTGTGGATGTTCATGCTGAGCCCGACGCTGGGAATCGTCTCCCATTGGCTGCATTACATCGGCATCGACTGGAACCATGTGCTCAACGGCCGCCACGCCATGATCCTGATCGTCATCGCCGCGGTGTGGAAACAGGTCAGCTACAACTTCCTGTTTTTCCTTGCCGGCCTGCAGTCGATCCCGAAATCGCTGCTCGAAGCGGCCGCCATCGACGGCGCCGGCCCGGTCAAGCGTTTCGCCACCATTGTCTTCCCGCTGCTGTCGCCGACCACCTTCTTCCTGCTGGTGGTGAATATCGTTTACGCCTTTTTCGATACCTTCGCGATCATTGAAGCCACTACCCAGGGCGGCCCCGGCAAGGATACCGAGATCCTGGTCTACAAGGTCTTCAACGACGGCTTCAAGGGCGGCGACCTGGGCGGCGCCGCGGCGCAGTCGGTGATCCTGATGACCATCGTCATCGTCCTCACGGTGGTGCAGTTCAAGTATGTTGAAAAGAAAGTCCAGTACGCATGA
- the ugpB gene encoding sn-glycerol-3-phosphate ABC transporter substrate-binding protein UgpB, with protein sequence MKFKFNALAMACALATVSVSAHAVTEISWWHSMAGALGDRVNGLADEFNKSQTEFKVVPVYKGAYDEAMAAATAAYRAGNAPDILQVFEVGTATMMYSKGAIKPVSEVMKLAGEPFDPSAYVPAIGGYYAAPKGAGLLSLPFNSSTTVMFYNKDMFTKAGLDPNKPPVTWTELAADAAKLKASGAKCGYTTTWQSWVELESFSTWHNVEFASKNNGFDGLDTRLKFNSPLHVKHIENLANWAKQGLFTYAGRKDEATSKFYSGECGLLTGSSSSYADIAKNSKFKFGIATLPYYNDVPGAPQNTMIGGASLWVMGGKKTEDYKGVAKFFKFLSKPEVQAKWHQETGYLPTTLAAYDITRKSGFYDRNPGTDVPVKQMITKTTDKSRGIRLGNMPQIRTIIDEELENVWTGKITAKQALDTAVERGNLLLERFEKTNK encoded by the coding sequence ATGAAATTCAAATTCAACGCACTAGCCATGGCTTGCGCACTCGCCACCGTGAGCGTATCGGCACATGCCGTTACCGAGATCTCCTGGTGGCATTCGATGGCGGGCGCCCTCGGCGACCGCGTCAACGGTTTGGCCGACGAGTTCAACAAGAGCCAGACAGAATTCAAGGTAGTGCCGGTCTACAAGGGCGCCTACGATGAAGCGATGGCCGCGGCAACCGCCGCCTATCGCGCCGGCAACGCCCCCGACATCCTGCAGGTGTTCGAAGTCGGCACCGCCACCATGATGTACTCCAAGGGCGCCATCAAGCCGGTGTCGGAAGTCATGAAGCTGGCCGGCGAACCCTTCGATCCGTCCGCCTACGTACCGGCTATCGGCGGCTACTACGCCGCTCCCAAGGGTGCCGGCCTGCTGTCGCTGCCGTTCAACAGTTCGACCACGGTGATGTTCTATAACAAGGACATGTTCACCAAGGCCGGCCTCGATCCGAACAAGCCGCCTGTCACCTGGACCGAACTGGCGGCCGATGCCGCCAAGCTGAAAGCCAGCGGCGCCAAGTGCGGCTACACCACGACCTGGCAGTCATGGGTAGAGCTGGAATCGTTCTCGACCTGGCATAACGTCGAGTTCGCATCGAAGAACAATGGCTTCGACGGCCTGGATACGCGCCTGAAGTTCAACAGCCCGCTGCACGTCAAGCATATCGAGAACCTGGCCAACTGGGCCAAGCAAGGCTTGTTCACCTACGCCGGCCGCAAGGACGAGGCAACCTCGAAATTCTATTCCGGCGAATGCGGCTTGCTGACCGGCTCGTCTTCCAGCTATGCCGATATCGCGAAAAACTCCAAGTTCAAATTTGGCATCGCTACCCTGCCGTACTACAACGATGTCCCGGGCGCACCGCAAAACACCATGATCGGCGGCGCTTCGCTGTGGGTCATGGGCGGCAAGAAAACCGAAGACTACAAGGGTGTGGCCAAGTTCTTCAAGTTCCTGTCGAAGCCGGAAGTGCAAGCCAAGTGGCATCAGGAAACCGGTTACCTGCCGACCACGCTGGCGGCTTACGACATCACCCGCAAATCCGGCTTCTATGACCGCAATCCCGGCACCGATGTGCCAGTCAAGCAGATGATCACCAAGACCACCGACAAGTCGCGCGGCATCCGCCTTGGCAACATGCCGCAGATCCGCACCATCATCGATGAAGAACTGGAAAACGTCTGGACCGGCAAGATCACTGCCAAGCAGGCGCTGGATACCGCAGTGGAGCGCGGCAACCTGCTGCTGGAACGTTTCGAGAAAACCAATAAATAA